The following coding sequences lie in one Kamptonema formosum PCC 6407 genomic window:
- a CDS encoding DUF29 domain-containing protein — translation MTTIQSMTTAITSLYEQDFYLWLQTTINLLREGKFAEIDLENLLEELESMGRNDKNALKSNLRVLLMHLLKYKYQPEKQTNSWVYTIREHRKRIRDTFKTSPSLYRFFEEIFNESYQDARELAADETGLSIEIFPPESPFTGEEVLNPDFLPTENDIII, via the coding sequence ATGACAACTATCCAATCAATGACAACTGCAATAACATCCCTTTATGAACAGGATTTTTATCTGTGGTTACAGACAACTATCAACTTATTAAGAGAGGGAAAATTTGCCGAAATAGATTTAGAGAACTTACTAGAAGAATTGGAAAGTATGGGGAGAAACGATAAAAATGCTTTAAAAAGTAATTTGCGGGTACTTTTAATGCACTTACTTAAGTATAAATATCAGCCGGAAAAACAAACAAATAGTTGGGTGTACACTATTCGTGAACATCGTAAACGCATCCGAGATACCTTCAAAACCAGTCCGAGTTTATACCGTTTTTTTGAAGAGATTTTTAATGAATCTTATCAAGATGCCAGAGAACTAGCCGCAGATGAAACAGGTTTATCTATTGAGATATTTCCCCCAGAGTCTCCCTTTACTGGAGAAGAAGTTCTTAATCCTGATTTTTTACCGACTGAGAATGATATAATCATATAG
- the ureC gene encoding urease subunit alpha, producing the protein MSYRMNRRAYAETFGPTTGDRVRLADTELFIEVEQDLTTYGDEVKFGGGKVIRDGMGQSPISNADGAVDTVITNALILDWWGIVKADIGIKNGKIEKIGKAGNPYIQDNVDIIIGPGTEVIAGEGTILTAGGIDSHIHFICPQQIEVAIASGITTMIGGGTGPATGTNATTCTPGPWHIYRMLQAADAFPMNIGFLGKGNSSQPQGLIEQINAGAMGLKLHEDWGTTPATIDTCLSVADEYDVQVAIHTDTLNEAGFVEATIAAFKNRAIHTYHTEGAGGGHAPDIIKVCGQANVLPSSTNPTRPYTVNTLEEHLDMLMVCHHLDRGIPEDVAFAESRIRRETIAAEDILHDLGAFSMISSDSQAMGRVGEVIVRTWQTAHKMKVQRGHLPPLTPPYQGGGTDLTPPYQGGETYLLTPPYQGGETGGVNDNFRAKRYIAKYTINPAITHGISQYVGSVEEGKLADLCLWRPAFFGVKPEIVIKGGAIAYSQMGDANASIPTPQPVHSRPMFGSFGGALAATSFTFVSQAGLENDIAKQLGLQKQTLAVSGTRQITKRDMKLNDALPQMEVDSETYEVRADGELLTCEPATILPMAQRYFLF; encoded by the coding sequence ATGAGTTATAGAATGAATCGCCGCGCCTACGCAGAAACCTTTGGCCCAACCACAGGCGATCGCGTCCGCCTAGCAGACACAGAATTATTTATTGAAGTAGAACAAGACCTCACCACCTACGGGGATGAAGTCAAATTTGGCGGAGGTAAAGTCATCAGAGATGGCATGGGACAATCCCCCATTTCTAACGCTGACGGAGCCGTTGACACCGTAATTACTAATGCTTTAATCTTAGATTGGTGGGGAATTGTTAAAGCAGATATTGGCATTAAAAATGGCAAAATTGAGAAAATTGGTAAAGCCGGAAACCCCTACATTCAAGACAACGTAGATATCATTATCGGCCCCGGCACAGAAGTCATTGCCGGCGAAGGAACGATCCTGACTGCGGGAGGAATTGACAGCCACATCCACTTTATTTGTCCTCAACAAATCGAAGTCGCGATCGCATCAGGAATTACCACGATGATCGGCGGCGGCACCGGCCCCGCAACAGGCACAAATGCGACGACTTGCACCCCCGGCCCTTGGCACATTTACCGAATGTTGCAAGCGGCAGATGCTTTCCCCATGAATATCGGATTTTTAGGCAAAGGAAATAGCAGTCAACCTCAAGGATTAATTGAACAAATTAATGCCGGTGCAATGGGTTTAAAATTGCACGAAGATTGGGGAACGACACCCGCCACAATTGACACTTGTTTAAGTGTTGCTGACGAGTACGACGTACAAGTAGCAATTCACACCGATACACTCAATGAAGCAGGATTTGTGGAAGCAACAATTGCCGCTTTTAAAAATCGGGCAATTCATACTTATCACACCGAAGGTGCAGGCGGCGGACACGCACCCGATATTATTAAAGTGTGTGGTCAAGCCAATGTTTTACCATCATCAACTAACCCTACTCGTCCCTACACTGTTAACACATTGGAAGAACATTTAGATATGTTGATGGTGTGTCACCACTTAGATCGAGGCATCCCTGAAGATGTTGCCTTTGCTGAATCAAGAATTAGAAGAGAAACAATTGCTGCTGAGGATATTTTGCACGACTTGGGCGCATTTAGCATGATTTCTTCGGATTCTCAGGCGATGGGAAGAGTCGGAGAAGTGATTGTTCGTACTTGGCAAACAGCACACAAAATGAAAGTTCAGCGGGGACATTTACCCCCCCTAACCCCCCCTTACCAAGGGGGGGGAACAGACTTAACTCCCCCTTACCAAGGGGGGGAAACATATTTATTAACCCCCCCTTACCAAGGGGGGGAAACAGGGGGGGTTAATGATAATTTTCGGGCTAAGCGATATATTGCTAAATATACAATTAATCCGGCAATTACTCACGGTATTTCTCAGTACGTTGGTTCTGTAGAAGAGGGGAAATTAGCAGATTTGTGTTTGTGGCGACCGGCATTTTTTGGTGTGAAACCAGAAATCGTGATTAAGGGAGGTGCGATCGCATATTCCCAAATGGGAGATGCTAATGCTAGTATTCCTACACCTCAACCCGTTCATTCTCGGCCAATGTTTGGCAGTTTTGGCGGTGCTCTAGCCGCAACTTCTTTTACTTTTGTTTCTCAAGCTGGCCTAGAAAATGATATTGCTAAACAGTTAGGTTTGCAAAAGCAAACTTTAGCTGTTTCGGGGACGCGACAAATCACTAAAAGAGATATGAAACTGAATGATGCTTTGCCTCAAATGGAGGTAGATTCAGAAACTTATGAAGTGAGGGCCGATGGGGAATTATTAACTTGTGAACCGGCAACTATTTTGCCAATGGCACAGAGGTACTTTTTGTTTTGA
- a CDS encoding endonuclease NucS domain-containing protein, producing the protein MPDQIRLWEISKDQLNEINQSKLDLESRLETWLDNDISILADDLLVIGRQVITDHGGKLDLLCIDRNGDLVIVELKKDKTEREVTAQALDYASWVKDLSNDRVTEIANSYLFTKNGTNLENAFRDRFNSELPDALNVQHNIIIVAAQIDRSSERIIQYLSETYGVRINVATFQYFRDSNGKELLARKFLMDIERKLVNTSKRNLYLTKKELAEIADSNEIGEVYRLLYKELIPKIFWMNTTTKGLALRGTGKNSQAILNLLLTESNSNDGLKFKVYTDRLSSYLKVDREKLIALLPNYEQIGQDDRSGSVGEGFFKTEEQVNHFVTQLNEMRSALI; encoded by the coding sequence ATGCCAGATCAAATTAGACTGTGGGAAATATCAAAGGATCAATTAAATGAGATTAATCAATCTAAATTAGACTTAGAATCTCGTTTAGAAACCTGGCTCGATAATGATATCTCAATCCTAGCAGACGATCTCTTGGTGATTGGCAGGCAAGTGATTACCGATCATGGTGGAAAACTTGACCTTTTATGTATAGATAGAAACGGAGATTTGGTCATTGTTGAGTTAAAGAAGGACAAAACAGAAAGAGAAGTAACAGCACAAGCCTTGGATTATGCTTCATGGGTTAAGGATTTGTCAAACGATAGAGTTACAGAAATTGCCAATAGTTATCTGTTCACTAAAAATGGTACTAATTTAGAAAATGCTTTCCGCGATCGATTTAACTCGGAGTTACCTGATGCCTTGAATGTTCAGCACAACATCATAATTGTAGCTGCACAGATAGATCGTAGTTCTGAAAGGATTATTCAATACTTATCAGAAACCTATGGTGTGAGAATTAATGTGGCAACATTCCAGTATTTCCGTGACTCGAATGGCAAAGAATTACTAGCAAGAAAATTCTTGATGGATATTGAAAGAAAGCTGGTAAATACATCAAAAAGAAATCTTTATTTAACGAAAAAGGAATTAGCTGAGATAGCAGATAGCAATGAAATTGGAGAAGTGTATAGGCTACTTTACAAAGAACTTATCCCAAAGATATTTTGGATGAATACAACAACAAAAGGTCTGGCATTAAGGGGGACTGGTAAAAATAGCCAAGCCATCTTAAATCTTTTGCTAACTGAAAGCAATTCTAATGATGGCCTAAAATTTAAGGTGTACACAGATAGACTTTCAAGTTATTTGAAAGTTGATCGGGAAAAGTTAATTGCTTTGTTACCTAACTATGAACAAATAGGGCAAGATGATAGGTCTGGTTCAGTTGGGGAAGGATTCTTTAAAACAGAAGAACAGGTTAACCACTTTGTGACCCAATTAAATGAAATGAGGAGTGCATTAATATGA
- a CDS encoding urease subunit beta, translated as MIPGEMIVADGEIELNAGRSVVRVMVANTGDRPIQIGSHYHFFEVNEALEFDRDLAKGMRLDIPAGTAVRFEPGDEREVNLVPFVGSRQVYGFNGKINGQLDG; from the coding sequence ATGATTCCCGGTGAAATGATTGTTGCGGATGGGGAAATTGAACTGAATGCAGGTCGTTCTGTTGTGCGAGTGATGGTAGCTAATACAGGCGATCGTCCCATCCAAATCGGTTCTCACTATCATTTTTTTGAAGTGAATGAAGCTTTAGAATTTGACAGAGATTTGGCTAAAGGAATGCGTTTAGATATTCCCGCCGGGACAGCAGTTAGATTTGAACCGGGAGATGAGCGAGAAGTTAATTTAGTGCCTTTTGTTGGGAGTCGTCAAGTTTATGGGTTTAATGGTAAAATTAACGGTCAATTAGATGGATGA
- the ureA gene encoding urease subunit gamma — protein MQLTPQEKDKLLIFTAALLAERRKERGVKLNYPEAIAYISAAILEGARDGRTVADLMSYGTTLLTREDVMEGIAEMVHEVQVEATFPDGTKLVTVHDPIR, from the coding sequence ATGCAACTAACACCACAAGAAAAAGACAAATTACTGATTTTCACGGCTGCTTTGTTAGCAGAGCGACGTAAGGAAAGAGGTGTAAAATTGAACTATCCAGAAGCGATTGCCTATATTTCTGCTGCCATTTTAGAAGGTGCAAGAGATGGTCGCACTGTCGCCGATTTAATGAGTTATGGTACAACTCTTTTAACGCGGGAAGATGTGATGGAAGGCATTGCAGAAATGGTACATGAAGTACAAGTTGAAGCCACATTTCCCGATGGCACAAAACTTGTCACCGTCCACGATCCAATTCGATAA
- a CDS encoding HepT-like ribonuclease domain-containing protein, giving the protein MFIDNETRLLHMLDAAKEAISFAENRTRSDLDTDRMLTLSLVKCIEIIGEAAANITRERQAELPQLPWPQIIGMRNRLIHGYFDIKLDVVWKTLTDDLPPLIAELEKIIPSE; this is encoded by the coding sequence ATGTTTATAGATAATGAGACTCGTTTGCTTCATATGCTGGATGCAGCAAAAGAGGCTATTTCATTTGCCGAAAACAGAACCAGAAGTGACCTGGACACCGACCGGATGCTAACACTATCTTTGGTCAAATGTATTGAAATAATCGGTGAGGCTGCTGCTAATATTACAAGAGAGCGTCAGGCCGAATTACCACAACTTCCCTGGCCACAAATCATTGGCATGAGAAATCGTCTGATTCACGGCTATTTCGATATTAAACTCGATGTAGTATGGAAGACACTTACGGATGATTTACCGCCGTTAATAGCCGAACTTGAGAAAATAATTCCATCGGAGTAA
- a CDS encoding nucleotidyltransferase family protein, with the protein MQIVSQEKYQQLPIKISEDKIADFCQRNHISKLSLFGSVLRSDFRPDSDVDVLVEFMQEKCPGFFGLAGMEIELTEILGRKVDLRTAEELSRYFREKVVNSAEVIYVYR; encoded by the coding sequence ATGCAAATAGTATCCCAAGAAAAATACCAGCAACTTCCGATCAAGATTAGTGAGGATAAGATCGCTGATTTTTGCCAGAGAAACCACATTAGTAAACTATCACTTTTTGGCTCAGTTTTACGGAGCGATTTTAGACCAGATAGTGATGTTGATGTGCTGGTAGAATTTATGCAAGAGAAATGCCCCGGTTTTTTTGGGTTAGCAGGAATGGAAATTGAGCTAACTGAAATATTGGGGCGAAAAGTGGATTTGCGAACTGCGGAGGAATTGAGCCGCTATTTCCGAGAAAAAGTTGTTAATTCAGCAGAGGTAATATATGTTTATAGATAA
- a CDS encoding urease accessory protein UreD: MTENLVGQAVNKLVEGWHGHLDLVYGYRQGATQIIRNQVQAPLKVQRPFYPEGKEVCHSVILHTAGGVVGGDSLSMNFQLEADAKTLITTAAAGKIYRSSGLEARQSIRIKLAANANLEWLPQETIVFAGAIYRQDLRIELELGASLLLWEITRFGRSARGERFVSGEWRSHVEVWQQGRPLWIDRQLLKGEEMLESEHGLGGHPVAASLAWVGEPATTEIVEKVRRLSQGERSLWQNTRLADDGDGVRTQPSVGVTRLTDGLLCRYRGSSTAEARRWFIAVWQLLRLEMRDRPVCLPRVWPS; the protein is encoded by the coding sequence ATGACTGAAAATTTAGTCGGACAGGCTGTTAATAAATTGGTTGAGGGATGGCACGGCCATCTTGATTTAGTCTATGGGTATCGCCAGGGTGCTACTCAAATTATTCGCAATCAAGTACAAGCGCCGTTAAAGGTGCAACGTCCGTTTTATCCTGAAGGAAAAGAGGTTTGTCACAGCGTAATTTTGCATACGGCTGGAGGAGTTGTGGGAGGGGATAGCCTTTCGATGAATTTCCAGTTAGAAGCGGATGCTAAAACTTTAATAACTACTGCCGCCGCTGGTAAGATTTATCGCAGTAGCGGTTTAGAAGCTAGACAAAGTATTAGAATAAAGCTGGCTGCGAATGCTAATTTAGAATGGTTGCCGCAGGAAACAATTGTATTTGCTGGGGCGATTTACCGCCAAGATTTGCGGATAGAATTAGAGCTAGGAGCAAGCTTGTTGCTGTGGGAAATTACGCGATTTGGGCGCAGTGCTAGGGGGGAAAGATTTGTGTCGGGAGAGTGGCGATCGCACGTTGAAGTCTGGCAGCAAGGTCGTCCTCTGTGGATTGACAGGCAATTACTCAAGGGTGAAGAAATGCTCGAAAGCGAGCATGGCTTAGGGGGACACCCTGTAGCGGCCAGCCTCGCTTGGGTAGGGGAACCCGCAACTACGGAGATAGTGGAAAAGGTGCGTAGGCTTAGCCAGGGGGAGCGATCGCTGTGGCAAAATACTCGCCTTGCCGATGACGGTGATGGTGTCAGAACTCAGCCATCCGTAGGGGTGACGCGCCTTACAGATGGCTTATTGTGCCGATATCGCGGTTCATCAACTGCTGAGGCGAGACGTTGGTTTATTGCGGTTTGGCAATTGCTGCGGCTGGAAATGCGCGATCGCCCCGTTTGTTTGCCAAGAGTATGGCCAAGTTAG
- the fmdA gene encoding formamidase: protein MPQVLFKVDLTKPMSEQELVGHNRWHPDIPAVASVNPGDVFRIECKDWTDGQIKNDDNPDDIRDVDLTVVHVLSGPIYVNGAQPGDILVVDLLDIGALQGDEWGFTGIFAKENGGGFLTEHFPTAAKAIWDLQGIYTSSRHIPNVRFAGITHPGLIGCAPSQELLNTWNRRESELVATNPDRVPPLAALPNPQNAVLGSLKGAEFERVAAEAARTVPPREHGGNCDIKNLSRGSRIYFPVYVEGAKLSMGDIHFSQGDGEISFCGAIEMSGYIDLHVDIIKGGMEKYGMVNPIFKPGPVEPRYSEYLVFEGISVDEFTGQQYYMDAHVAYRRACLNAIEYLKKFGFTGEQAYLLLSCAPVEGRISGIVDIPNACCTIAIPTEIFNMDILPS, encoded by the coding sequence ATGCCTCAAGTTCTCTTCAAAGTTGACTTGACTAAACCAATGTCCGAACAGGAATTAGTGGGTCATAATCGGTGGCATCCAGATATTCCAGCAGTTGCTTCTGTTAATCCTGGTGACGTATTTCGCATCGAATGTAAAGACTGGACAGACGGGCAAATTAAAAATGATGATAATCCCGATGACATTCGCGATGTAGACTTAACAGTAGTTCACGTTTTGAGCGGGCCAATTTACGTTAACGGCGCACAACCTGGGGATATTCTTGTTGTCGATCTCCTTGATATTGGAGCTTTACAAGGAGATGAATGGGGATTTACAGGGATTTTTGCTAAAGAGAATGGGGGCGGATTCTTAACCGAACATTTTCCAACTGCTGCTAAAGCAATTTGGGATTTACAGGGGATTTATACCAGTTCGCGACACATTCCTAATGTCCGATTTGCAGGCATTACTCATCCTGGTTTAATCGGCTGTGCTCCTTCTCAAGAATTGCTAAATACATGGAATCGCCGGGAATCCGAACTGGTAGCAACAAATCCCGATAGAGTACCGCCTTTAGCAGCGCTTCCTAACCCCCAAAATGCAGTTTTGGGATCGTTAAAAGGTGCGGAATTTGAAAGAGTAGCCGCAGAAGCCGCACGGACTGTTCCCCCACGCGAACACGGCGGTAATTGTGATATTAAAAACCTGTCGCGAGGTTCCCGAATTTACTTCCCAGTTTATGTAGAAGGCGCGAAACTTTCAATGGGAGATATTCACTTTTCTCAAGGAGATGGCGAGATTTCCTTCTGCGGTGCAATTGAAATGTCTGGCTATATTGACCTCCACGTTGATATCATCAAAGGTGGCATGGAAAAATACGGGATGGTCAACCCAATTTTCAAACCGGGCCCGGTGGAACCCCGCTACTCTGAATACCTAGTTTTTGAAGGTATTTCTGTTGATGAATTTACGGGTCAGCAGTATTATATGGATGCCCATGTTGCTTATCGGCGAGCTTGTTTGAATGCCATAGAATATCTGAAAAAATTTGGCTTTACTGGCGAACAAGCATATCTGTTGTTAAGCTGCGCTCCTGTTGAAGGTAGAATTAGTGGTATAGTTGATATTCCCAATGCTTGCTGTACTATTGCTATCCCGACGGAAATTTTTAACATGGATATTTTGCCGTCTTAA
- a CDS encoding FmdB family zinc ribbon protein, producing MPLYDFRCETCGLFEKWRALAEVDSPVVCPTCETVAKRIFSPPMILTGKLRLKAEENKEPQVIKRSEEPKPQGNREHRGGRPWMIGH from the coding sequence ATGCCTCTTTACGATTTTCGCTGTGAAACTTGCGGTCTATTTGAGAAATGGCGGGCTCTTGCAGAAGTAGATAGTCCTGTGGTTTGTCCTACCTGCGAAACGGTTGCTAAACGTATCTTTTCGCCACCGATGATTTTAACTGGAAAGTTGAGATTGAAAGCTGAGGAAAATAAGGAACCGCAAGTGATTAAGCGTTCTGAGGAACCAAAACCGCAGGGGAATCGCGAACACCGAGGGGGACGACCTTGGATGATTGGTCACTGA
- the cax gene encoding calcium/proton exchanger: MSIKKILSIVLLVFIPISIAADLLHWGTLTVFITSALAIVPLAIWLSTATEEVAITTGPSIGGLLNAVFGNATELIIALVALKAGLVDIVKASITGTIISNLLLVMGLSMLLGGIRYKEQEFKPIIARVNGSTMTLAVIAILLPTMVIYTSNGVEPSAIRNLSLIAAIVLITVYGLTLLFSLKTHSYLYEVGLVELESENHHDGATESAEHKPNLWLWVGVLVISTIAVAFESEIFVGVVEETTKGLGLTPLFTGVILLPLVGGAAEYVTAVGVAMKNNMDLSVSVAMGSSLLVALLVAPILVLVGLVINQPMDLNFNPFEVIAVAIAVTIANLISLDGRSNWLEGVLLLATYIVLAAAFYFHPIS, translated from the coding sequence ATGTCAATCAAAAAAATACTTTCTATAGTTCTGTTAGTCTTTATTCCCATTTCCATAGCCGCTGACCTTTTACATTGGGGTACCCTCACAGTTTTCATCACATCTGCCTTAGCCATCGTCCCCCTTGCCATTTGGTTAAGCACTGCAACCGAAGAAGTTGCCATCACCACAGGCCCTTCTATTGGCGGTTTATTAAATGCAGTCTTTGGCAATGCTACCGAATTAATTATCGCCTTAGTTGCCTTAAAAGCAGGCTTAGTTGACATTGTTAAAGCCAGCATTACCGGAACTATTATCAGTAACTTACTCCTGGTTATGGGACTTTCAATGCTATTAGGAGGAATCCGCTACAAAGAACAAGAATTTAAGCCAATTATCGCCCGCGTGAATGGTTCCACTATGACTCTAGCCGTGATTGCCATTCTGTTACCGACAATGGTAATCTATACTTCAAATGGAGTAGAGCCATCAGCTATTCGCAATCTATCGCTAATAGCAGCAATTGTGTTAATTACAGTTTATGGTTTAACGCTGCTATTTTCCTTGAAAACTCACAGCTATCTTTACGAAGTCGGATTAGTAGAATTAGAATCAGAAAATCATCACGATGGCGCTACAGAATCCGCAGAACATAAACCCAATTTGTGGCTGTGGGTTGGGGTTTTAGTAATATCAACAATTGCCGTAGCCTTTGAATCAGAAATCTTTGTCGGCGTTGTGGAAGAAACTACAAAAGGTCTAGGTTTGACACCACTTTTTACAGGCGTAATTCTTTTACCCCTAGTTGGCGGTGCGGCAGAATATGTAACTGCGGTGGGAGTAGCAATGAAAAATAACATGGATTTATCAGTTTCAGTGGCAATGGGTTCTAGTTTGTTAGTTGCCCTGTTAGTAGCGCCGATTTTAGTTTTAGTTGGGTTAGTAATTAATCAACCAATGGATTTAAACTTCAATCCTTTTGAAGTAATTGCCGTTGCGATCGCTGTTACAATTGCTAATTTGATCAGTCTTGATGGTCGTTCTAATTGGTTAGAAGGAGTCCTACTGTTGGCAACTTACATTGTTTTAGCCGCAGCTTTCTACTTTCATCCAATTTCGTAA
- a CDS encoding Uma2 family endonuclease, translating into MSQSVAEIAEVVEENKEKSVEEIVQEKAVDPSSTLTFEEYRCYQGESGVKYELYKGKLITMATATALHTAICEFFVYKLQRYLAEHNLELVVKTSVGVRTENDTSRIPDVVVCTQSLWQQILERPGSGILDLSETPLLVVEVVSKDRRADYVIKRAEYELANVPEYVICDPAKNKQRVRVLSFPEGEESYTQVDYLSGQEMSSLVFPDLILSVDEMLNPPLVEELIKEEQTRLQKTERLAAKLREMGVDPDSV; encoded by the coding sequence ATGTCTCAATCTGTGGCAGAAATTGCAGAAGTTGTTGAAGAAAACAAAGAAAAATCTGTAGAAGAAATTGTGCAAGAAAAGGCAGTCGATCCTTCATCAACTTTGACTTTTGAAGAGTACCGTTGTTACCAAGGTGAATCCGGTGTAAAATATGAACTGTACAAAGGAAAATTGATAACAATGGCAACAGCGACAGCTTTACACACAGCAATCTGCGAATTTTTTGTTTACAAGTTGCAGCGCTATCTAGCTGAGCATAATCTTGAATTAGTAGTAAAAACTTCTGTAGGAGTAAGAACAGAGAATGACACATCCCGCATTCCTGATGTCGTTGTTTGCACTCAAAGTTTGTGGCAACAAATTCTTGAGCGACCAGGTTCTGGCATACTAGATTTGAGTGAAACACCGCTATTAGTAGTAGAGGTGGTAAGTAAAGATCGGCGGGCTGATTATGTAATTAAACGAGCAGAGTATGAATTAGCCAATGTGCCGGAATATGTGATTTGCGATCCTGCTAAAAATAAACAGCGAGTCAGGGTTTTGTCATTCCCTGAAGGTGAAGAGAGTTATACGCAGGTGGATTATTTGTCTGGTCAAGAAATGTCATCTTTAGTATTCCCCGATCTAATTTTATCTGTTGATGAAATGTTAAATCCGCCATTGGTTGAGGAGTTGATTAAGGAAGAACAAACTCGGTTACAGAAAACTGAACGTTTGGCGGCAAAGTTGCGAGAAATGGGAGTCGATCCTGATTCTGTATAA
- a CDS encoding DUF655 domain-containing protein gives MSRFSYTQLLYCCALFVAISLAACHQRGKQIQLLTPRLAPLPQDPLLQVYFNQSESSLYKEFYREQTRYGDDFEKLIADAIAGAQLTVDVAVQELRLPAIARAMAQQQAAGVRVRAIVENTYSRPWSGLTKDEVRQLPQRERDRYSEFIQLADADKDGNLNQAEIKQGDALVILRDAGIPIIDDTADGSKGSGLMHHKFVVVDGKSLIVTSANFTPSDIHGDFGVATSRGNLNNLLKIESGELAQLFTQEFNMMWGDGPGGKPDSKFGIKKPLRSVQQINLGNVTVAVQFSPTAKTVPWEKSSNGLIDRTLANARKSVNLALFVFSAQRLVNTLEYKSQAGVAIRGLIDPSFAYRSYSEGLDMMGVALLDNCQFEAENRPWQKPIATMGVPQLQEGDRLHHKFGVVDGKIVITGSHNWTEAANYGNDEALLVIESETVAAHFEREFERLYQNVVLGLPRAIAQKIEAQKQLCAALPKSDGKMVNAAEKKLVNLNVANQAELETLPGVGPKLAQKIIAARKQQPFSSLEDLDRVPGVGKKMLERWRDRVTW, from the coding sequence GTGTCTAGATTTTCTTATACTCAACTACTTTACTGCTGTGCTTTGTTTGTGGCAATCAGCCTCGCAGCTTGTCACCAAAGGGGAAAACAGATTCAGCTATTAACTCCGCGTTTGGCTCCTTTGCCTCAAGATCCTTTGCTTCAGGTGTATTTCAACCAGTCGGAAAGTTCGCTCTATAAGGAATTTTACCGCGAACAGACTAGATATGGAGATGACTTTGAGAAGCTAATTGCTGATGCGATCGCGGGTGCCCAGTTGACGGTGGATGTGGCGGTGCAGGAGTTGCGATTGCCTGCGATCGCGCGAGCAATGGCTCAGCAACAGGCGGCGGGGGTGAGGGTGAGGGCGATCGTGGAAAATACATACAGTCGCCCTTGGAGTGGTTTAACGAAGGATGAGGTGCGCCAATTGCCACAGAGAGAGCGCGATCGCTATAGTGAATTTATCCAATTGGCGGATGCTGATAAGGATGGGAATTTAAATCAGGCGGAAATTAAGCAAGGTGATGCCTTGGTCATTTTACGCGATGCTGGCATCCCCATAATTGACGATACGGCGGATGGTTCTAAAGGTAGTGGTTTGATGCACCACAAGTTTGTTGTTGTCGATGGCAAAAGTTTGATCGTGACTTCGGCTAATTTTACACCGTCAGATATTCATGGAGACTTCGGGGTAGCGACAAGTCGAGGCAATCTTAATAATTTGTTGAAAATTGAGAGCGGGGAATTAGCCCAGCTTTTTACTCAAGAATTTAACATGATGTGGGGAGATGGGCCGGGGGGTAAGCCAGATAGTAAGTTTGGGATTAAAAAGCCGTTGCGATCGGTACAGCAGATTAATCTGGGAAATGTCACTGTTGCCGTGCAATTTTCGCCAACTGCGAAAACTGTTCCTTGGGAAAAAAGTAGTAATGGTTTAATCGATCGGACTTTGGCAAATGCTAGAAAGTCGGTTAATTTGGCGCTGTTTGTATTTTCTGCCCAGCGTTTGGTGAATACTCTGGAATATAAATCTCAAGCAGGAGTAGCGATTCGGGGATTAATTGACCCTAGTTTTGCCTATCGCTCTTATAGTGAGGGGTTGGATATGATGGGGGTGGCGCTACTTGATAATTGTCAGTTTGAAGCTGAAAATCGACCTTGGCAAAAGCCGATCGCAACTATGGGAGTTCCGCAATTGCAGGAGGGCGATCGCTTGCATCATAAGTTCGGGGTGGTGGATGGAAAAATTGTCATTACTGGTTCTCATAACTGGACTGAGGCCGCTAATTATGGGAATGATGAAGCCCTTTTGGTGATTGAAAGTGAGACGGTGGCGGCCCATTTTGAACGGGAGTTTGAGCGTCTGTATCAGAATGTAGTGTTGGGTTTGCCACGCGCGATCGCGCAGAAAATTGAGGCGCAAAAGCAACTGTGTGCAGCGCTACCTAAGTCTGATGGAAAAATGGTTAATGCTGCTGAGAAGAAGTTAGTGAATTTGAATGTTGCTAATCAGGCGGAGTTGGAAACTTTGCCAGGAGTGGGGCCGAAATTAGCTCAAAAGATTATTGCCGCGAGAAAGCAACAACCTTTTTCGTCTTTGGAAGATTTAGATCGGGTTCCTGGGGTTGGAAAAAAGATGTTAGAACGGTGGCGCGATCGCGTTACTTGGTAA